In Streptomyces sp. NBC_01551, one DNA window encodes the following:
- a CDS encoding single-stranded DNA-binding protein: protein MAGETVITVVGNLVDDPELRFTPSGAAVAKFRVASTPRTFDRQTNEWKDGESLFLTCSVWRQAAENVAESLQRGMRVIVQGRLRQRSYEDREGVKRTVYELDVEEVGPSLKNATAKVAKTTGRGGQGGYGGGGQQQQGGGGGWGGAPSGGAPQGGGAPSDDPWASSAPAGGQQQGGGGGGWGGSSGGSGGGYSDEPPF, encoded by the coding sequence ATGGCAGGCGAGACCGTCATCACGGTCGTCGGCAATCTCGTCGACGACCCCGAGCTGCGCTTCACCCCCTCGGGTGCGGCGGTCGCGAAGTTCCGTGTCGCGTCCACCCCCCGCACCTTCGACCGTCAGACCAATGAGTGGAAGGACGGCGAGAGCCTGTTCCTGACCTGCTCGGTGTGGCGGCAGGCGGCGGAGAACGTCGCTGAGTCCCTCCAGCGAGGCATGCGCGTCATCGTGCAGGGCCGGCTGAGGCAGCGGTCGTACGAGGACCGTGAGGGTGTCAAGCGCACGGTCTACGAGCTGGACGTCGAGGAAGTCGGCCCCAGCCTGAAGAACGCCACGGCCAAGGTCGCCAAGACCACCGGTCGCGGCGGTCAGGGTGGATACGGCGGCGGCGGTCAGCAGCAGCAGGGCGGTGGCGGCGGCTGGGGCGGAGCCCCCAGCGGCGGCGCCCCGCAGGGCGGCGGAGCTCCCTCCGACGACCCGTGGGCGTCCAGCGCGCCGGCCGGCGGCCAGCAGCAGGGCGGCGGCGGGGGCGGCTGGGGCGGAAGCTCCGGCGGCTCCGGCGGTGGCTACTCGGACGAGCCGCCCTTCTAG
- the dnaB gene encoding replicative DNA helicase, with protein MDDPWADSGPGDRLPARPRRNSEGRGRGDDQQDRGREGGSWDGGGGGFERVPPQDLDAEQSVLGGMLLSKDAIADVVEVLKGHDFYRPSHETIYQAILDLYAKGEPADPITVGAELTRRGEISKVGGASYLHTLVQSVPTAANAEYYAEIVHERAVLRRLVAAGTKITQMGYAADGDVDEIVNSAQAEIYAVTEQRTSEDYLPLGDIMEGALDEIEAIGSRSGQMSGVPTGFTDLDSLTNGLHPGQMIVIAARPAMGKSTLALDFARACSIKSNLPSVIFSLEMGRNEIAMRLLSAEARVALHHMRSGTMTDDDWTRLARRMPDVSAAPLYIDDSPNLSMMEIRAKCRRLKQRNDLSLVVIDYLQLMQSGGSRRPESRQQEVSDMSRNLKLLAKELEVPVIALSQLNRGPEQRTDKKPMVSDLRESGSIEQDADMVILLHREDAYEKESPRAGEADLIVAKHRNGPTATITVAFQGHYSRFVDMANT; from the coding sequence ATGGACGACCCTTGGGCCGACAGCGGTCCGGGCGACCGTCTGCCCGCCCGCCCGCGCCGTAACAGCGAAGGCCGCGGCCGCGGGGACGACCAGCAGGACCGGGGCCGCGAGGGCGGCTCCTGGGACGGTGGAGGGGGCGGCTTCGAGCGCGTCCCGCCGCAGGATCTCGACGCCGAGCAGTCCGTCCTCGGCGGCATGCTGCTGTCGAAGGACGCGATCGCCGACGTGGTCGAGGTCCTCAAGGGCCACGACTTCTACCGCCCCTCGCACGAGACGATCTACCAGGCCATCCTCGACCTGTACGCCAAGGGCGAGCCGGCCGACCCGATCACGGTCGGCGCCGAGCTGACCCGGCGCGGCGAGATCAGCAAGGTCGGCGGGGCCTCGTACCTGCACACCCTGGTCCAGTCGGTGCCCACGGCGGCGAACGCCGAGTACTACGCCGAGATCGTCCACGAGCGGGCGGTCCTGCGCAGGCTGGTCGCGGCCGGCACGAAGATCACGCAGATGGGATACGCGGCCGACGGCGACGTCGACGAGATCGTCAACAGCGCCCAGGCCGAGATCTACGCCGTCACCGAGCAGCGGACCTCCGAGGACTACCTGCCGCTCGGCGACATCATGGAAGGCGCCCTCGACGAGATCGAGGCGATCGGCTCGCGCAGCGGCCAGATGTCCGGCGTCCCGACCGGCTTCACCGACCTCGACTCCCTCACCAACGGTCTGCACCCGGGCCAGATGATCGTCATCGCGGCCCGACCCGCGATGGGCAAGTCGACGCTCGCGCTGGACTTCGCCCGGGCCTGCTCCATCAAGAGCAACCTGCCGAGCGTCATCTTCTCCCTCGAAATGGGCCGCAACGAGATCGCGATGCGCCTGCTGTCGGCGGAGGCCCGGGTGGCGCTGCACCACATGCGCTCCGGCACCATGACGGACGACGACTGGACCCGGCTGGCCCGCCGGATGCCCGACGTGTCCGCCGCCCCGCTGTACATCGACGACTCCCCCAACCTGTCGATGATGGAGATCCGGGCCAAGTGCCGCCGGCTCAAGCAGCGCAACGACCTCTCGCTCGTCGTCATCGACTACCTCCAGCTGATGCAGTCGGGCGGCTCGCGCCGTCCCGAGAGCCGCCAGCAGGAGGTCTCGGACATGTCCCGAAACCTCAAGCTGCTGGCGAAGGAGCTGGAGGTCCCGGTGATCGCGCTGTCCCAGCTGAACCGTGGTCCCGAGCAGCGCACCGACAAGAAGCCGATGGTCTCCGACCTGCGTGAGTCGGGTTCGATCGAGCAGGACGCCGACATGGTGATCCTGCTGCACCGCGAGGACGCGTACGAGAAGGAGTCACCGCGCGCGGGCGAGGCCGACCTGATCGTGGCCAAGCACCGTAACGGCCCCACGGCGACGATCACGGTGGCCTTCCAGGGCCACTATTCACGGTTCGTGGACATGGCCAACACGTAG
- a CDS encoding serine hydrolase: MDAVSEDLELLPATRRALRHRIAVAQSEGRAPSVVAAVARGGEVVWEGSRTSVEGHGPDGNVQYRIGSISKTFTAVLVMRLRDEGLLALGDPLEKHLPGTGAGEVTVAQLLAHTGGLAAETPGQWWERSAAALRPELSDVLGEEPFRHGPGRRFHYSNPGYTLLGSLIEAVRGKPWGEVLRAEVLEPLGLDRTSLSPQAPHAGGWAVHPWADVMMPEPLEDLGLMAPAGQLWSTTRDLARFAVFLARGDERVLNADSVREMRTSAAPPEPGLAELGYGLGVQLMDSDGRRLVGHSGSLPGFVAGLWLSEADDVAAVVLANCTSGLPATALAADLVAIVADAEPRFPEPWRPFREADPVALELCGPWYWGTSAQVVTLSADGLLELRPVGAAGRAARFRAEPDGTWTGLSGYYAGEALRAVRRQDGSVSHLDLGSFVFTREPYDAQAPVPGGVDPQGWRGIG; the protein is encoded by the coding sequence ATGGATGCCGTATCTGAGGATCTTGAACTGCTGCCCGCGACCCGGAGGGCGCTGAGGCACCGGATCGCCGTCGCGCAGAGCGAAGGGCGGGCGCCGTCGGTGGTGGCGGCCGTGGCGCGTGGCGGCGAGGTGGTCTGGGAGGGTTCCCGGACTTCCGTGGAGGGCCACGGGCCCGACGGGAACGTGCAGTACCGGATCGGTTCGATCAGCAAGACGTTCACGGCGGTTCTGGTGATGCGGCTGCGGGACGAGGGCCTGCTGGCGCTCGGGGATCCGCTGGAGAAGCACCTGCCGGGGACGGGCGCCGGAGAGGTGACCGTCGCCCAGTTGCTGGCCCACACCGGCGGGTTGGCCGCGGAGACCCCGGGCCAGTGGTGGGAGCGGTCCGCGGCCGCGCTGCGGCCGGAACTGTCCGACGTCCTGGGGGAAGAGCCGTTCCGGCACGGGCCGGGGCGGCGGTTCCACTACTCCAACCCCGGCTACACGCTGCTGGGTTCGCTCATCGAGGCCGTGCGCGGGAAGCCGTGGGGCGAGGTGCTGCGGGCCGAGGTGCTGGAGCCGCTGGGGCTCGACCGTACGAGCCTGTCGCCGCAGGCCCCGCACGCCGGTGGCTGGGCGGTGCATCCGTGGGCGGACGTGATGATGCCGGAGCCCCTGGAGGACCTGGGGCTGATGGCTCCGGCCGGTCAGCTGTGGTCCACGACCAGGGACTTGGCGCGCTTCGCGGTGTTTCTGGCGCGTGGTGACGAGCGGGTGCTGAACGCGGATTCGGTACGGGAGATGCGGACGTCGGCCGCTCCGCCGGAGCCGGGCCTCGCCGAACTCGGCTACGGGCTCGGCGTCCAGCTGATGGACAGCGACGGGCGCCGGCTCGTGGGGCACAGCGGTTCGCTGCCGGGGTTCGTCGCGGGGCTGTGGCTCAGCGAGGCGGACGACGTGGCGGCGGTGGTGCTGGCCAACTGCACGTCGGGACTGCCCGCCACGGCGTTGGCCGCGGACCTGGTGGCGATCGTCGCGGACGCGGAGCCGCGGTTCCCGGAGCCGTGGCGGCCCTTCCGGGAGGCGGATCCGGTGGCGCTGGAGCTGTGCGGCCCCTGGTACTGGGGTACGTCGGCGCAGGTGGTGACGCTGTCGGCGGACGGACTGCTGGAACTGCGCCCGGTGGGCGCGGCGGGCCGGGCCGCCCGGTTCCGTGCGGAGCCGGACGGCACCTGGACGGGGCTGTCCGGCTACTACGCGGGGGAGGCGCTGCGGGCCGTGCGCCGGCAGGACGGTTCGGTGAGCCACCTCGATCTGGGCTCGTTCGTCTTCACCCGGGAGCCGTACGACGCCCAGGCCCCGGTGCCCGGCGGAGTCGACCCGCAGGGCTGGCGGGGCATCGGCTAG
- the rpsR gene encoding 30S ribosomal protein S18, which yields MAKPPVRKPKKKVCAFCKDKTAYVDYKDTNMLRKFISDRGKIRARRVTGNCTQHQRDVATAVKNSREMALLPYTSTAR from the coding sequence ATGGCGAAGCCGCCTGTGCGCAAGCCTAAGAAGAAGGTCTGCGCGTTCTGCAAGGACAAGACCGCGTACGTGGACTACAAGGACACGAACATGCTGCGGAAGTTCATTTCCGACCGCGGCAAGATCCGTGCCCGCCGCGTTACCGGCAACTGCACGCAGCACCAGCGTGACGTCGCCACGGCCGTCAAGAACAGCCGTGAGATGGCGCTGCTGCCCTACACGTCCACCGCGCGATAA
- a CDS encoding MATE family efflux transporter: MTQAPAAPKAAPRRHDREILALAVPAFGALVAEPLFVMADSAIVGHLGTPQLAGLGIAAALLTTAVSVFVFLAYATTAAVARRVGAGDLQAAIRQGMDGIWLALLLGAAVIAVVMPLAPWLVSLFGASDTVAPYAITYLRISALGIPAMLMVLAATGVIRGLQDTRTPLYVAIGGFALNGVLNVALVYGAGLGIAGSAWGTVIAQCAMAAAYLFVVVRGAREHNASLRPDAAGIRACAQAGAPLLVRTLSLRAVLMIATAVAARLGDADIAAHQIVLALWSLLAFALDAIAIAGQAIIGRYLGAGDTQGAKAVCRRMVQWGIVSGIVLGLLVVVARPVFIPLFTSDPAVEEALLPALLVVAVSQPVSGIVFVLDGVLMGAGDGRYLAWAMLLTLAVFTPAALLVPTLGGGLTTLWWAMTLMMLVRMATLQLRARSGRWLVAGATR, from the coding sequence ATGACTCAGGCCCCCGCAGCACCGAAGGCTGCCCCGAGACGGCACGACCGCGAGATACTCGCACTCGCCGTCCCCGCCTTCGGCGCCCTCGTCGCCGAGCCCCTCTTCGTGATGGCCGACAGCGCCATCGTGGGGCACCTCGGCACCCCCCAGCTCGCGGGTCTCGGCATCGCCGCCGCCCTGCTCACCACCGCCGTGAGCGTCTTCGTCTTCCTCGCCTACGCCACCACCGCGGCCGTCGCCCGCCGCGTCGGCGCCGGCGACCTCCAGGCCGCCATCCGGCAGGGCATGGACGGCATCTGGCTCGCTCTGCTGCTCGGCGCGGCCGTCATCGCCGTCGTCATGCCCCTCGCACCCTGGCTCGTCTCCCTCTTCGGGGCCTCCGACACCGTCGCCCCGTACGCGATCACCTACCTGCGGATCTCCGCCCTCGGCATCCCGGCCATGCTGATGGTGCTCGCCGCCACCGGCGTGATCCGCGGCCTCCAGGACACCCGGACCCCGCTCTACGTGGCCATCGGCGGATTCGCCCTCAACGGCGTCCTCAACGTCGCCCTCGTCTACGGCGCGGGCCTCGGCATCGCCGGCTCCGCCTGGGGCACGGTCATCGCCCAGTGCGCCATGGCCGCCGCGTACCTCTTCGTGGTCGTCCGGGGCGCCCGCGAGCACAACGCTTCCCTTCGCCCCGACGCGGCGGGCATACGCGCCTGCGCCCAGGCCGGCGCGCCCCTGCTCGTGCGCACGCTGTCCCTGCGCGCGGTGCTGATGATCGCCACGGCCGTCGCGGCCCGGCTGGGCGACGCCGACATAGCCGCCCACCAGATCGTGCTCGCCCTGTGGAGCCTGCTGGCCTTCGCCCTGGACGCGATCGCCATCGCGGGCCAGGCCATCATCGGCCGCTACCTGGGAGCGGGCGACACCCAGGGCGCCAAGGCGGTCTGCCGGCGCATGGTTCAGTGGGGGATCGTCTCGGGCATCGTGCTCGGCCTGCTGGTCGTCGTGGCCCGCCCGGTGTTCATTCCCCTGTTCACCAGCGATCCCGCCGTCGAGGAAGCCCTGCTGCCCGCCCTGCTGGTCGTGGCGGTCTCCCAGCCGGTCTCCGGCATCGTCTTCGTCCTGGACGGCGTCCTGATGGGCGCCGGTGACGGCCGCTACCTCGCCTGGGCGATGCTGCTGACCCTCGCCGTGTTCACCCCGGCGGCCCTGCTCGTCCCGACCCTGGGCGGCGGCCTGACGACCCTCTGGTGGGCCATGACGCTGATGATGCTGGTCCGGATGGCCACCCTCCAGCTGCGCGCCCGCTCGGGTCGCTGGCTGGTCGCGGGGGCCACTCGCTGA
- a CDS encoding GNAT family N-acetyltransferase: MTPPHLTDLPIRALTPEDLRHCADLSQDRGWPREEHKWGLLIAAGDGYGIDAPDGQGLAAACVVTRYGHDHTAPDLAAIGMVLVADRYARQGLGRRLMTHVCDDVLKGTPLTLHATPYGRPLYEELGFDTTGRAEMLQGAFSPDPATTGPARDAVQVRSATAEDLPRILRLDAEVFGSDRTHMITRLPAFADRLVVAEDPAGDLIGYAALWPNMETHVLGPLIARDTAGARALVTALATTTERPLRTDVDVRHEELLGWLKDRGLGSVAFNAVMTRGIPGLPGDWTRRWAPITVAAG; the protein is encoded by the coding sequence GTGACACCACCACACCTCACCGACCTGCCGATCCGCGCGCTGACGCCGGAGGACCTCCGCCACTGCGCCGACCTGTCCCAAGACCGCGGCTGGCCCCGCGAGGAGCACAAGTGGGGACTGCTCATCGCCGCCGGTGACGGGTACGGCATCGACGCCCCCGACGGCCAAGGCCTCGCGGCAGCCTGCGTCGTCACCCGGTACGGGCACGACCACACCGCGCCGGACCTCGCCGCCATCGGCATGGTTCTCGTCGCCGACCGCTACGCCCGCCAAGGCCTCGGGCGCCGCCTGATGACCCATGTCTGTGACGACGTCCTCAAGGGCACTCCGCTGACCCTGCACGCCACCCCGTACGGCCGACCCCTGTACGAGGAACTCGGGTTCGACACCACGGGCCGGGCCGAAATGCTCCAAGGCGCGTTCAGCCCCGATCCCGCGACCACCGGCCCCGCGCGGGATGCCGTCCAGGTCCGGTCGGCCACCGCCGAAGACCTCCCCCGGATCCTGCGCCTGGACGCCGAGGTCTTCGGCTCCGACCGGACCCACATGATCACGCGGCTCCCCGCCTTCGCGGACCGGCTCGTCGTCGCGGAAGACCCGGCCGGTGACCTCATCGGCTACGCCGCCCTCTGGCCCAACATGGAGACCCATGTCCTCGGCCCGCTGATCGCCCGCGACACCGCCGGCGCCCGGGCACTGGTCACGGCCCTCGCCACCACCACCGAACGGCCGCTGCGGACCGACGTCGACGTACGCCACGAGGAGCTCCTCGGCTGGCTCAAGGACCGCGGCCTCGGCTCCGTCGCCTTCAACGCCGTGATGACCCGTGGCATCCCCGGCCTGCCGGGCGACTGGACCCGTCGCTGGGCACCGATCACCGTGGCAGCCGGCTGA
- a CDS encoding GNAT family N-acetyltransferase — MTDTPELLIRPATEDDLPAIVAMLADDPLGATRESPDDLTPYLAALKQLAEDPHQHVVVAVRADRVVGTLQLTIVRGLSRKGATRAIIEGVRVHADERGSGLGTRFIEWAIDRSRRENCQLVQLTSDATRTDAHRFYERLGFTASHVGFKLQL, encoded by the coding sequence ATGACCGACACCCCCGAACTGCTCATCCGACCGGCCACCGAGGACGACCTGCCGGCCATCGTCGCCATGCTCGCCGACGACCCCCTCGGCGCCACCCGCGAATCCCCGGACGACCTCACCCCGTACCTGGCGGCGCTGAAGCAGCTGGCGGAAGACCCCCATCAGCACGTGGTCGTCGCCGTCCGCGCGGACCGGGTCGTGGGCACCCTCCAGCTCACCATCGTCCGCGGGCTGTCGCGCAAGGGAGCCACCCGCGCCATCATCGAAGGCGTCCGCGTCCACGCCGACGAACGCGGCAGCGGCCTCGGTACCCGGTTCATCGAATGGGCCATCGACCGGTCCCGCCGCGAGAACTGCCAACTCGTACAGCTCACCTCGGACGCGACCCGGACCGACGCCCACCGCTTCTACGAGCGGCTCGGGTTCACCGCCTCCCACGTCGGCTTCAAACTGCAGCTCTGA
- a CDS encoding winged helix DNA-binding domain-containing protein, whose protein sequence is MSPSLPLVTTAERRHRLGRRHRLAPSARATTVARAADAVVALHATDAATVYLSARARLTEGSPATIEQAFYKDVSVVRLLSMRNTLFAVSAELAPYVDASTARGIAAKERRAFLKHLDEDGQSLDADWLARAEAAALAALDLQGASTGSQISAAVPALRQKITIGRGKKYETETGVATRVIRLLAADGRIRRDRPRGSWTSSQFRWVHTQPRPALPAAEARAEIARRWLHAYGPATEADLAWWTGWTLTDVRKALAAVGPDQVRLDNGSTALVGPGDTGPEPAPEPWAALLPGLDPSGMGWADRSFHLDPAYRPALFDYAGNIGPTVWWNGEIVGGWAQRPDGEIVWRLLGAAGRAAETAISAEAARLAQWVGDARVTPRFRTPLERELVV, encoded by the coding sequence ATGAGCCCCAGCCTCCCCCTCGTCACCACCGCCGAGCGCCGCCACCGGCTCGGACGTCGACACCGCCTGGCTCCCTCCGCCCGCGCCACCACCGTGGCCCGGGCGGCGGACGCCGTCGTCGCCCTGCACGCCACCGACGCGGCGACGGTCTACCTCTCCGCCCGCGCCCGCCTCACCGAAGGCAGCCCGGCCACCATCGAGCAGGCGTTCTACAAGGACGTCAGCGTCGTCCGACTGCTCAGCATGCGCAACACGCTCTTCGCCGTCTCCGCCGAACTCGCCCCCTACGTGGACGCGTCCACCGCCCGGGGCATCGCCGCCAAGGAACGCCGGGCGTTCCTCAAGCACCTCGACGAGGACGGCCAGAGCCTCGACGCCGACTGGCTCGCCCGGGCAGAAGCCGCCGCGCTCGCGGCCCTCGACCTCCAAGGCGCCTCCACCGGCAGCCAGATCTCCGCCGCCGTACCCGCCCTGCGCCAGAAGATCACCATCGGCCGGGGCAAGAAGTACGAGACCGAGACCGGCGTCGCCACGCGCGTCATCCGCCTCCTCGCCGCCGACGGCAGGATCCGCCGCGACCGGCCCCGCGGCTCGTGGACCTCCAGCCAGTTCCGGTGGGTCCACACCCAGCCCCGGCCCGCCCTGCCCGCTGCCGAGGCCCGCGCCGAGATCGCCCGCCGCTGGCTGCACGCCTACGGTCCGGCCACCGAGGCCGACCTCGCATGGTGGACCGGCTGGACCCTCACCGACGTCCGCAAGGCCCTCGCCGCCGTCGGCCCCGACCAGGTCCGCCTCGACAACGGCAGCACCGCGCTCGTCGGCCCCGGCGACACTGGGCCCGAACCCGCCCCGGAACCCTGGGCCGCCCTCCTGCCCGGCCTCGACCCCAGCGGCATGGGCTGGGCCGACCGCTCCTTCCACCTCGACCCCGCCTACCGGCCCGCCCTCTTCGACTACGCGGGCAACATCGGCCCCACCGTGTGGTGGAACGGCGAGATCGTCGGCGGCTGGGCGCAGCGCCCCGACGGCGAGATCGTCTGGCGCCTGCTCGGGGCCGCCGGGCGGGCCGCCGAGACGGCCATCAGCGCCGAGGCCGCCCGGCTCGCCCAGTGGGTGGGCGACGCCCGCGTCACCCCACGCTTCCGTACCCCGCTCGAACGCGAACTCGTCGTCTGA
- the rplI gene encoding 50S ribosomal protein L9, which translates to MKIILTHEVSGLGTAGDVVDVKDGYARNYLVPRGFAIRWTKGGEKDVAQIRRARKIHEIATIEQANEVKAKLEGVKVRLATRAGDAGRLFGSVTPSDIATAIEASGGPKVDKRRVELGSPIKTLGSYQVSVRLHAEVAANVGIEVVAA; encoded by the coding sequence ATGAAGATCATCCTGACCCACGAGGTCTCTGGCCTCGGCACCGCCGGCGATGTCGTCGACGTCAAGGACGGTTACGCTCGCAACTACCTGGTCCCGCGTGGTTTCGCGATCCGCTGGACCAAGGGTGGCGAGAAGGACGTGGCGCAGATCCGCCGCGCCCGCAAGATCCACGAGATCGCGACCATCGAGCAGGCCAACGAGGTCAAGGCCAAGCTCGAGGGCGTGAAGGTCCGTCTGGCCACCCGCGCGGGTGACGCCGGTCGCCTCTTCGGTTCCGTCACCCCGTCCGACATCGCCACGGCGATCGAGGCTTCCGGTGGCCCGAAGGTCGACAAGCGCCGCGTTGAGCTGGGCTCCCCGATCAAGACCCTCGGTTCGTACCAGGTCTCCGTGCGTCTGCACGCCGAGGTCGCCGCGAACGTGGGCATCGAGGTCGTCGCCGCCTAA
- the rpsF gene encoding 30S ribosomal protein S6: protein MRHYEVMVILDPDLEERAVSPLIENFLSVVREGNGKVEKVDTWGRRRLAYEIKKKPEGIYSVIDLQAEPAVVKELDRQMNLNESVLRTKVLRPETH from the coding sequence ATGCGTCACTACGAAGTGATGGTCATCCTCGACCCCGATCTCGAGGAGCGCGCTGTCTCCCCGCTGATCGAGAACTTCCTCTCCGTCGTCCGTGAGGGCAACGGAAAGGTCGAGAAGGTCGACACCTGGGGCCGTCGTCGTCTCGCTTACGAGATCAAGAAGAAGCCCGAGGGCATCTACTCGGTCATCGACCTTCAGGCCGAGCCTGCGGTCGTCAAGGAGCTTGACCGACAGATGAACCTGAACGAGTCGGTTCTCCGGACCAAGGTCCTTCGCCCCGAGACCCACTGA
- a CDS encoding globin domain-containing protein, with product MSMRGGTFGRHTSSWGWRARKLRHLKRKGGSKRGISAFPRRPLGRLARCEIRNHGYEAVARADPTEMLEARHRMDAAPTRSARPRTGRIPSRGGEIEPSPDALLIRRTLAEIGPVADKVTSYFYALVFSGHPEVRGMFPAAMDVQRDRLLKALLTAAEHIDDPDVLIPYLRRLGTGHRKYGTMAGHYPAVGEALIGALARYSELTWGPETQAAWVRAYTAISQIMIDAAAEDELKAPAWWHAEVVSHDLRTPDIAVLTVRPDQPYSFLAGQYTSLETPWWPRVWRHYSFASAPRADGLLSFHVKAVPAGWVSNALVRHAQPGDVLRLGPPAGSMVVDHSTDNGMLCLGGGTGIAPIKALIEDVAEHGERRPVEVFVGARSDNDLYDKDTLLGLQRSHPWLSVRPVIGGGLAGQLPHAVGEHGPWSSYDAFISGPAAMIRSGVDALKRIGIPGDRIRHDAVEELAGIAG from the coding sequence ATGTCTATGAGGGGCGGGACCTTCGGGAGGCATACCAGCTCCTGGGGTTGGCGCGCCCGGAAGTTGAGACATCTTAAGAGGAAAGGAGGTTCGAAACGCGGAATTTCCGCATTCCCCCGCAGGCCTCTCGGTCGGCTGGCACGCTGTGAAATCCGGAACCACGGATACGAGGCCGTGGCGCGTGCAGACCCGACCGAGATGCTCGAAGCGAGGCACCGCATGGACGCTGCGCCCACCAGATCGGCAAGACCGAGGACGGGCCGGATACCTTCCCGGGGCGGTGAGATCGAGCCTTCCCCGGATGCCTTGCTCATCCGCCGGACCCTGGCGGAGATCGGACCCGTCGCAGACAAGGTGACCTCGTACTTCTACGCCCTGGTGTTCAGTGGGCACCCGGAAGTGCGCGGCATGTTTCCCGCGGCCATGGACGTGCAGCGCGACCGGCTGCTGAAGGCCCTCCTCACGGCCGCCGAGCACATCGACGACCCGGACGTGCTCATCCCCTATCTGCGCAGGCTGGGCACCGGCCACCGCAAGTACGGCACCATGGCGGGTCACTATCCGGCGGTCGGCGAGGCGCTGATCGGAGCGCTGGCGCGGTACTCGGAGCTGACCTGGGGGCCGGAGACCCAGGCCGCGTGGGTCCGCGCGTACACCGCGATCTCCCAGATCATGATCGATGCCGCCGCGGAGGACGAGCTGAAGGCCCCGGCCTGGTGGCACGCGGAGGTGGTCTCCCACGATCTGCGCACCCCGGACATCGCCGTGCTGACGGTGCGCCCGGACCAGCCGTACAGCTTTCTCGCGGGCCAGTACACGAGCCTGGAGACCCCGTGGTGGCCGCGCGTGTGGCGGCACTACTCCTTCGCGTCGGCGCCGCGCGCCGACGGGCTGCTGTCCTTCCACGTCAAGGCGGTACCGGCGGGCTGGGTCTCCAACGCCCTGGTGCGCCACGCCCAGCCGGGCGACGTGCTGCGCCTGGGACCGCCGGCCGGATCGATGGTCGTGGACCACAGCACCGACAACGGAATGCTCTGCCTGGGGGGCGGAACCGGCATCGCCCCGATCAAGGCCCTGATCGAGGACGTCGCCGAGCACGGCGAACGGCGCCCGGTGGAGGTGTTCGTCGGAGCGCGCAGTGACAACGACCTGTACGACAAGGACACCCTGCTGGGGTTGCAGCGCTCGCACCCGTGGCTGTCGGTGCGGCCGGTGATCGGCGGGGGGCTGGCCGGCCAGCTGCCGCACGCGGTCGGGGAGCACGGGCCGTGGAGCTCGTACGACGCGTTCATCTCTGGGCCTGCGGCGATGATCCGCAGCGGTGTGGACGCCCTCAAGCGGATCGGGATCCCCGGGGACCGGATCCGGCACGACGCCGTGGAGGAGCTGGCGGGCATCGCGGGCTGA
- a CDS encoding HAD family phosphatase, whose product MTLLHLFDLDGTLMYGSAAPVEISRQLGVSTEIGELERAFAARELTPQEFSIAAHALWAELTPAHVRAAFEGAPWLSGIREVWREIHARGDYCAVISLSPSFFVELLLEWGAHAAHGSVYPTVPFTGPLDVAGILTPEGKVDVADRLCARFGVTRADCVAYGDSLTDSVLFEAVPKSVAVNARPYLAERATYVYEGRDLREAYQLLGLARPEVETS is encoded by the coding sequence ATGACTCTCCTCCACCTCTTTGACCTCGACGGGACGCTGATGTACGGCTCGGCGGCGCCGGTCGAGATTTCCCGTCAGCTCGGCGTGAGCACCGAGATCGGCGAGCTGGAGCGCGCGTTCGCGGCGCGGGAGCTCACACCGCAGGAGTTCTCGATCGCGGCACACGCGCTGTGGGCGGAGCTGACGCCCGCGCATGTCCGGGCGGCGTTCGAGGGGGCTCCGTGGCTGTCGGGGATCCGCGAGGTGTGGCGGGAGATCCACGCACGCGGGGACTACTGCGCGGTGATCTCGCTGTCGCCGTCGTTCTTCGTGGAGCTGCTCCTGGAGTGGGGAGCGCACGCCGCCCATGGGTCGGTCTACCCGACGGTGCCGTTCACCGGCCCGCTGGACGTGGCGGGGATCCTGACGCCCGAGGGCAAGGTCGACGTGGCGGACCGGCTCTGCGCGCGGTTCGGGGTGACCCGGGCCGACTGCGTCGCGTACGGGGATTCCCTGACCGACTCGGTGCTCTTCGAAGCGGTGCCGAAGTCGGTGGCGGTCAACGCGCGGCCGTATCTGGCGGAGCGCGCGACGTATGTCTATGAGGGGCGGGACCTTCGGGAGGCATACCAGCTCCTGGGGTTGGCGCGCCCGGAAGTTGAGACATCTTAA